From the genome of Acidihalobacter aeolianus:
TTGGCCTGATAGAGCGCATCGTCGGCCGAGAGCATGAGTTTCTGGGGGTCTTTCAGATCGTCGGGCCAGCAGGCCATGCCGATGCTCAGGGTCGGCGCGCCGCCTTCGAGTTCGTCGCCCCAGACATGCGTCGCGATTTCGCGGCACAGCCGGGTGGCAATCGTCCACGCGGCCTCCGGGTCGGTGGCGGGCAGCAGGCACAGGAACTCCTCGCCACCCCAGCGCGCCAGCCGGTCGCCCGGACGCATCAGGTGCTTGAGCCTCAGGGCGACGGTCTGCAGCACCTGGTCGCCGACGGCGTGGCCGTGCCGGTCGTTGACCGACTTGAAGTGATCGAGGTCGCAGACCAGCAGGGCGTAGGGTTCGCCAGTGTGCGCGGCATGTGCATGTGTCTCGCGCAGGATATCGTGCATGGCGCGGCGATTGGTCAGCCCGGTCAGCGCATCGTGCTCCGCCTGATGACGCAGGCGGGCGAGCAGTCCCTGTTCGGCGCTGACGTCGCGGATGACCAACAGGCCGCCCTCCTCGCCGGGCTCCTGCTCCAGAGGCGCGAGGCGCAGTTCAAGCCGGCGTGAGCCGACGGCCAGCTGGATCGGCTGTGTCGGGGGTTTTGCCTGCCTACCGGCCAGCGCCTTCAGCAGGTTGCGGATGTCGTCGGCACCGTCGAAGCGTTCATCGCCGGCCATCGCTTCGTCGATGTTCCGGCCGGGTTCCCAGCCGGTCATCTCCCGGGCAGCGGGGTTGAGGTAGCGGATACGGCCGTCCGGGGAGAGCGAGGCGATGCCTTCGTGAAGCGCGGCGAGGATGGCTTCGTGGCGTTGACGCTCCGCGTCGATGCGTGCCTCCATCTCGACCCGTTCGGTGATGTCGCGGATTGTTCCCACGCTGACCCGGCCTTCGTTCTCATTGCCCAGGGCCATACGTACGTCGACCTCGACATGGATCACACGGCCGTCCTTGCGCACCATGCGCTTGACGTGCCGGGAGGCTGAGGTCTGTCCGATTTCCAGGGACTGCTTGACCTTGAGGTTCATGGAGCGGTCGTCCGGGTGGACGACCTCGATGAGATGGGTGCCGAGCGATTCCTCGACGGTGTAGCCGGTCAGCTGCTCCCAGGCCGGACTCAGGTAACACCAGTAACCGTTGCGGTGGGTGCGAAACACCACGTCGCGCAGGTGGGTGGTGATGTCTGCGAGCCTCGGTTCGTCATCCTGCATCCGTTCGTTGCCTCGGGTTGGGAACGGGTGGGCCGGATGAGAATAGAACAATTCTCCCGCAATGTGATGTCTGCAGCGGGGTTAATCGGATTCGGGGCGAGGCAGGGCGCCGACGGCATTGGCCCGTGCGCGGTGCAGATGCTCGGCCAGTTGCGCCCCCTTGTGGCCCTGGGTCAGGAGCGGCTGAACGGGGACTGCACGTGCCGCGGCCAGGGCGGCGCGTAGAAAATCGGCCTGCGGGTAGGGGCGCGTTTCGTAACCGGGCCTGCCGCGCGCGTCGGCCTCGCAGGCGAGCAGAAACTGTTCGAAGCGTTCGGGACGACGGAAGGCATCGCTGCCTTCGAACAGCTTGAGCACGGTGGTCGGGCACAGTTCCAGCGCGCGGTGCGCGTTGCCGTGCTCGCGGGCGACGAGGCGGGCCAGGTCGCGGAATTCGTTGGGTGCCTTGAAGCGTGTGCAGACGTCGAGCACGAGCTGCTCGCTGCGTTGTTCGTGGCCGATGTGCCTCGGCCATTGCTCCGGCGGCGTGGTGCCCTTGCCGAGGTCGTGTAGCAGGGCGGCGAAGCGCGTCGCGGGTTCGGGCGACAGGATCACGGACTGATCCAGCACGCGCATGACGTGGTCGCCGGTGTCGATTTCCGGATGGTACTGCGGCGGCTGCGGGACGCCCCACAAGCGGTCGAGTTCGGGCATCAGTCGGGCCAGCGCGCCGCAGGCACGCAGGGTCTCGAAGAAGGCGCGCGGAGCGGGCTCGCCGAGGGCGCGGGCAAGTTCCTGCCAGACGCGTTCCGGCACCAGCGCGTTGACCTCGCCAGCATCGGTCATGGTGCGCATCAGGGCAAGCGTCTCGTCGGCGACACGAAAGCCCAGCGGGGCGAGGCGCGCGGCGAAGCGCGCCACGCGCAGAATGCGCACCGGGTCTTCGGCGAAGGCCGAGGATACGTGGCGCAGCAGACGCCGTTCGAGGTCCTGCTGTCCGCCATAGGGGTCGACGAGGGTGCCGTCGGCGCGTTCGGCGATGGCGTTGATCGTGAGATCGCGGCGGCGCAGATCGTCCTCCAGGCTTACGTCCGGCGCGGCGTGGAACACGAAGCCGTGGTAGCCGGGTGCGGTCTTGCGCTCGGTGCGCGCGAGGGCGTATTCCTCCTGAGTCTGCGGGTGCAGGAACACGGGGAAGTCCTTGCCTACGGGCCGAAAGCCGCGGGCGCGCATCTCCTCGGGGGTGCTGCCGACCACCACCCAGTCGCGTTCGCGTACCGGCAGGCCGAGCAGGCGATCGCGCACGGCGCCGCCGACGAGGTAGGTTTCTCCGGGGAGTCGCGCGCGTGACACGTGCCTAGGGCCTGTTCACACTATGGGGGGGCGTGCTGCCGGAGCCAGTTTTCGTGGTTCGCCAGACGGCGCAAACGCGGTGTGGCCGGCCGGCCACATGAGCGAGCGGCAACGCCGCGAGACGCGGAAAGCGGCCCGGCCTGGGTTGCGGCTGAAAAACCGCCACTCAGCGTTGCTCTTCGCTGATTTGGAATCACCAAGCTGCGCTCCTCGCGCCTTGATTGGCAGTTTTTCAGTCACAACAGCACTCCATCCCATAGTGTGAACTGGCCCTAGTACTGGCCAAGGTCGCGCAGCCGGTCGAACTGGCGCTGCGGTTGCTGGTCGCCGAGATAGCGCGGGGCGATCTCCTCCAGGGTCGTGGGGCAGTGTTTCGCGCCGTCCGCACACACGCTGTCGACGCGCAGCGAAAGGTAGTTGTCCATGGTGAAGGCTTTGCCCGGCATGCGCTCGAGGATGCGCGCTTCGGCGCGTGCAATCCAGTCCGGCAGGGCTACGACCTGGCGGCGCAGCCCCCGCAGGCGGGCGACGTATTCGACCAGGGCGCGCAGGGTGTAGCTGCGTGGGCCGCACAGGTCGATGCGCGCCCCGTAGGTTTCCGGGTCGGCAAGGGCGTCGGCAAAGGCATCGGCGACGTCGCCGACGAAGACCGGCTGGAAGCGCGCCTCCGCGCAGGCGAGTGGAAATACCCCGGGAATCGCCTCGATCAGCTCGGCAAAGCGGCTGAGAAAGTCGCCGCCAGGGCCGAAGATCACCGAGGGACGAAGGCTGGTGACGGCGAGGGCCGGTCCGCTCAGTGTATGGACCAGGGACTCCGCCTCTGCCTTGGTGCGTAGGTAGTGGCTGGTGTCCGGGGTGTTTTCGGCTCGTAGGGCGCTCATGTGCAGCAGTCGGCGTACGCCCTTGCGCTGGCAGGCGTTGATCACCTTTTTCGCCAGATCGACGTGCGCATGCACGAAGCCGCGACCGTCGCGTCCCTGTTCGTTGAGGATGCCGACGAGATTGACGACGGCCTCGCAGCCGTCGAACAGACGTTCCAGCGCTTCCTGGTCGTGCACGTCTGCAGCGACCATCTGCGTGCCGGCAAGCAGCAGCAGATCGCGGTGACGTTGCGGATGGCGCGTGGGGATGCGCAAGTGTAGGCCACGGGCGCTCAGTCGGGCTGCCAGATGGCGGCCGACGAAGCCGGTGCCGCCCAAAAGGCAGACGCGGGTCAACTTCATGGTTGGAAATCGCTCCAGATCGGCGGTTTGTCCATGCAGGGCCTTAACCGCTGTTTTATAGTGGAAAACGCACGCCGTTATCGGGCGTGCGTTGGGAGCGATAATACCGGTATCGGCCGGTCGTGCCAAAGACGCGTGCAGCAGACACGCGCCGTCAGGAAGACGAGGAAATGATGACGGAGGGAGAGACCGGTGCGCGCGTGTGGTCGGCGGCGTTTGTGGGGATGCTCGGCCTGTGTTTGGCTCTCTGTGTCTTGAGCACGGTTGCCGCTGCTCCCGCTTCCGCTCCGCTGATCGGCGCCATCCGCTTTGAGGGCAATCACGTAACGCGTGCCTCGGTGCTGCGTCAGCAGTTGCTGATCCGCGTCGGCGAGCCATTGGTGCCGTCCCGCGTGGCTGCCTCGCGTCAGGCGATCATGAATCTAGGTCTGTTCGTGCGGGTGAATGACCGCGTCGAGCCGCTGTCGAACGGGCGTGTCGCAGTGATCTTCGCGGTCAAGGAGAAAACCTACACCTGGGCGCTGCCCCGGCTTGGTCGTAACGCCGACGGCGACATCAGCTATGGCGGGCAGCTCGAATTCGACAACCTTTTCGGGCTCGACCAGCGTCTGAAGCTGATCGTCGAGCAGAAACAGATTGCCGGTGGTGGCACGGCCGATCAGCAAAGCATCGAGTATTCGACGCCGCGATTGCCGGGTACCGCCTACGGTTTTTCGACCAATCTGACGCATACGCAGCAGTTGGAGCAGATCGAGGCGGCGAACGGCAGCGTTGGTGAATATCGCAATCAGAACCTCGGCTTGAATGCGGCGCTTACCCGCTGGTTGTATCGCGAAGGACCGAACACCGGTTGGAGCGGCAGCGTGGGGCTCGGCGTGAGCCAGAGCAACTACCAGTATGTATCCGGAGCGCCTGATCTGGCCTCCTCGGGAAGGGAGGTCGCGATTTCCGTCGGCGCGGACTACACGCGAGTGGCTCTCGGTCGGTATGGCTATCGTAATGGCGTGGAGTATGGCATCAGTGCGAGTGTCGGCGGACCGCTGATCGGCAGCGATTACAACCAGGCTGCAACCGGGGGTTATTACCGTGGTTACCAGCGTCTTGGTGGGGATCAGAATCTCAATTACCAGCTGCGTTTCGGTCTCAGCAGCCGGTCTCGGCTGCTCGGGCCGGCCTATACCCTGGGTGGGGCTGGCACACTGCGTGGGTATGTGCGCGATTCGCTGGAGGGCAACGCCTACATGCTGGCGAATGTGGAGTATCTGCATCCACTGTTCGGCCAGCCGCTACTGCGCGGGGTATTGTTCACGGACGTCGGCAATGCCTGGTTTCGCGGCGACGACTCGCCGTGGCGACTCGAACCCGCCGCAGGGCTGGGCCTGCGCTGGCACATCACGTGGCTGGTCAACGTCAACCTGCGGGTGGATGTGGCCTATGCCTTCGGGCAGCACCGATATCAGGCCTACGTGGGTTCCAACTCGATGTTCTGAGTTCAGCCGCCGGTCATCGACATGAAGCGGACGACCTTGCCGGGGCGCTCGCGGAATTCGTGTTTTTCCGGTTTCAGGTCGACGGCGTCACGCAGGGCCTGTTCGAGGCCGGCGTCGTCGATACCCCCGCGCAGCAGCGGGCGTAGTTCCAGTTTGTCTTCCTGGCCCAGGCACAGATACAGCGTGCCTTCCGCCGACAGGCGCACGCGGTTGCAGGTCTCGCAGAAGTGCTGCGAGATCGGGGTGATGAAACCGATGCGCAGGTCGGTGCCGGCGACCTGGACGTAGCGCGCGGGGCCGCCCCCGGGCATCACGCCGGGGATCAGCTCGAAACGTTGCGAGAGGCGTGCCTTGACGGTCTGCAGGTCGAGGTACTGGCTGCTCGCTTCGCGTCCGGTTTCGCCCATCGGCATGGTTTCGATGAAGCGCAGGGTGAAGTCGTGATCGATGCAGAACTGCACCATGTCCTCGACCTCGTCGTCGTTGACGCCGCGCATCACGACCATGTTGATCTTGATCGGACCGAAGCCGGCGGCCTTGGCCGCTAACAACCCCTCGATCACCTTGTCGAGCTTGCCGCCGGTGATGGTCTTGAAACGTTCGGGCCGCAGGGTATCCAGGCTTACGTTGATGCGCGACACCCCGGCCGCGCGCAGCGTAGTGGCGTGTTTCGAGAGTCGCGTCGCATTGGTTGACAGCGACAGGTCTTCGATGCCCGGCAGGCTGGCAAGTTGTCTGGCAAGCTCGGGCAGGTTCCTGCGCACCAGGGGTTCGCCGCCCGTCAGCCGTACGCGGCGCACGCCGAGCCGCGCGAAGGCGGCGATCACACGTTCGATTTCGGCGAAGGTCAACCATTCCTCGGGTTCGCTGAAGTCCTTGAAACCCCGTGGCATGCAGTAGCTGCAGCGCAGGTCGCATCGATCTGTGACCGACAGGCGGACATATTCGATACGGCGGTTGAAGCGATCAGTCAGAGTGTGCATGCGTAAAGTATACGCGCGGCCCCAGTAGCAAAACACTCGGTACGGCTGAGGGTTATCAACGTGCCGATAATGACAATAAGTATTTTTTTTTGTTCCATTAATTTTATGGATTAGAAAATAAAAAAGACTAGTTTGAGTCTCGCGGCGCGGGCCTTCAGACTGCGGGGTCTACATCAGATACAGTAGCCAGAGGTTCTGCATGAGCGCGATTCCGGAATTCGAAAACCACGCGAAACAGGAAATCAAATATACCACCTGTTACATGTGTGCCTGCCGCTGTGGAATCAAGGTCACCGTGGAGGACAACCAGGTCCGTTTCATCCAGGGTAACCGCAACCACCCCATCAACAAGGGCGTGCTTTGCGCAAAAGGCAATGCCGGCATCATGAAGCAGAATTCGCCGGGCAAGTTGCGCTCGCCCTTGCTGCGCAAGCAGGGAGCCGAGCGCGGCAGCGGCGAGTTCGAGGAAATCTCGATGGAGCGCGCGCTCGACATCCTGACCGAGCGCCTCAAGAAAATCCGCGAGACCGACCCCAAGAAACTGGCCTATTTCACCGGCCGCGACCAGATGCAGGCGTTGACCGGCCTGTGGGCGACCCAGTTCGGCACCATCAACTGGGCGGCGCACGGCGGTTTCTGCTCCGTGAACATGGCCGCTGGCGGCCTCTACACCATGGGGCATGCCTTCTGGGAATTCGGTGACCCCGACTGGGATCGCACGAAATATTTCATGATGTGGGGCGTGGCCGAGGATCATGCCTCCAACCCGATCAAGATCGGCATCGAGAAGCTCAAGCGTCGCGGCGCCAAGTTCGTCGGCGTCAATCCGGTACGTACCGGTTACCAGGCCGTCGCCGACGAATGGGTCCCGATCCGTCCCGGCACCGACGCGATGTTCGCCCTGTCCATGGCGCATGTGCTGCTCAAGCACGAGCAGTTCGACTGGGATTTCCTGATCCGCTACACCAACAGCCCCTGGCTGGTGGTGAACACCCCCGGCGAGAAGGGCGACGGCCTGTTTGCGCGCGACGCCGACGGCAAGCCGCTGGCCTGGGACATGGCCGGCGACTCTTTCGTGGACGCGACGCGTGCGGACATCCAGCCGGCCCTGTTTTGGGAAGGCCAGGGTCCCGACGGCCGTCCGGTGAAGAGCGCGATGATGTTGCTGGCCGAGAAGTACCTCGACGAGCAGTACGCCCCGGAAAACGCGGAAAAGGTGACCGGCATACCCGCCGAGACCATCGAGCGGCTGGCGCTGGAAATGGCGCATGTCGCCTTCAAGGAAACCATCGAGGTCGACGTCGAGTGGACCGACTGGGCCGGGCGCAAGCACGACAAGTTCGTCGGTCGGCCGGTGTCGATGCACGCGATGCGCGGCATCTCGGCGCACTCCAACGGTTTCCAGGCCTGCCGTGCGATCCATCTGGTGCAGGCGCTGCTGGGTGCGATCGACTGCCCCGGCGGGCATGTTGCCAAGCCGCCGTATCCCAAGCACGTGCCGCCGTCGATCAAGCCGGCCAAGGAGATGGCGCCGAATACGCCGCTCAAGAGCCCGCCGCTGGGTTTCCCCAAGGCGCCGGAGGATCTGGTCATCGATGCCGACGGCAATCCGCTACGCATCGACAAGGCCTTCTCCTGGGATGCGCCGATTTCCAATCACGGCTTGATGCATATGGTCATCACCAATGCGGTGAAGGGCGATCCCTACCCGATCGACACGCTGATGTTTTTCATGGCGAACATGGCGTGGAATTCCAGCATGAATACCAAGGAGATGCAGGATCTGCTGCGCACACGCGGCGAGGATGGTGAATACAAAATCCCCTTCCTGGTCGTGTCCGATGCCTTCCACTCGGAGATGGTCAACTTCGCCGATCTGGTGATTCCGGATACCACCTACCTCGAGCGCTATGACACCATTTCGATGCTCGATCGTCCGATTTCTGAGGCGGATCTTGCTGCGGACTCCATCCGTCAGCCGGTGATCGAGCCCAAGCGCGACGTGATGGCCTGGCAGGAAGTGCAGGTGGAACTGGCCTCGCGCCTCAAGTTCCCGGCCTTCACCAACGCCGACGGTTCGCGCAAATTCAAGGACTACAAGGACTTCATCGTCAACTACGAGAAGGAGCCGGGGATCGGCTTCCTCTCCGGCTGGCGTCTGGACGAGAACGGCAACGAGGTGCATCTGCGCGGCAAGCCCAATCCCAAGCAGTGGGACCGCTACATCGAGAACCAGTCGTTCTTCGCCTACCACCTGCCGGAAAACACGCGCTACTACCGCTTCGCCAACAAGGATTACCTCGAACTGGCCAAGCATGCCGGCTGGGTGGGCTCGACCGATCCCATCATCATCGAGTTGTACTCCGAGACGCTGCAGAAATTCCGTCTCGCCGGCCAGGGTCTGTACGACGGCCCGCAGCCAAGCAAGCCGGAGCACAAGGAACGTCTGGTCAAGTACTTCTCGCCGCTGCCGGAGCATTACAAGCCGCTGGAGCAATGCCGCATCAACGAGGACGAATATCCGTTCCACGCGGTCAACCAGCGTCCCATGTTCATGTACCACTCGTGGGATTCGCAGAACGCCTGGCTGCGTCAGATCGTGGCCCAGAACTACCTGTTCATGAACCGCCAGCAGGCGACCGAGATGGGCATCGAGGACAAGTCCTGGGTGTGGGTCGAGTCGCATAACGGCAAGATTCGCGTCCAGGTCAAGCTCATGGAGGGCGTCGAGCGCAACACGGTGTGGACCTGGAACGCGATCGGCAAGCAGTCCGGTGCCTGGGGTCTCAAGCCAGATGCCAACGAGGCCACCAAGGGCTTCCTGATGAACCACCTGATTCGCGAACTGCTCCCGAGCAAGGGCGATGCGGTCGACAACATCACCAATTCCGACCCGGTCACCGGTCAGGCGGCATGGTACGACCTGCGCGTGAAAATCACCCCGGCTGCGCCGGGCGAGGTGGGCACCTGGCCGACCTTCGACACCATCAAGCGGCTGCCCAACGTGGCGGAATCGCCCGACGTCCTTCGCTACCACACGCACGAGCCGGTGCGCATGCAGCGCGACCTCGGCGACGTCCTGACCCGCGGCCAGAAATAACGGAACCAAAGGAGCATATAGATCATGCGACTCGGCCTCGTCATCGATCTGGACACCTGCGTCGGCTGCCATGCCTGCGCGGTGGCCTGCAAGCAGTGGAACACCTCGGGCACCACCGGCCCGCTGACCGACTACCGGCCCTACGGCGCCGATCCGAGCGGCGTGTGGTTCAACCGCATCCGCCATTACGAGGTGGGCGACTACCCAAACAGCAAGACCATCAACTTCCCGATGTCCTGCATGCACTGCGAGGACGCGGACTGCGTCACCGTCTGTCCCACCGGCGCGTCGTACAAGCGCAAGGAAGACGGCGTCGTCCTGGTCGATCAGACCAAATGCATGGGCTGCAACTACTGCTCCTGGGCCTGCCCCTACGGCGCCCGCGAGCTGGACCGCGAATCGGGCACGATGAAGAAGTGCACGCTGTGCATCGACCGGATTTACGACGAGACCCTGGCCGAGATCGACCGCCAGCCGTCCTGCGTCATCACCTGCCCGGCGCACGCTCGCTTCTTCGGCGATTTCGACGATCCGGATTCCGAGGTCAGCCGTCTGGTGCGCGAGCGCGACGGCATGCAGCTGATGCCGGAACTCGGCTACAACCCGACCAACCGCTACCTGCCGCCGCGCATCAACACGCCGATTCCCACCGAGGACGTGCGCCGCGACAGCCTCGTCGGCAAGGTCAAGGAATGGGTCAACAAGGCGGTGGCGCGCTGATCCGCGCCGCTCCCTGCATCTGAGTTTGAGGTAAGTCACATGCATCCGGCATTGTCTGTTATTTTCTTCACCGTCGTTTCCGGCGCAGGCTTTGGCTTGTACTCGCTGACCGCGATCCTGCAGCTGTTTCGCCTTGGCCCGGCGATGGACCGTTCAGAGCTGCTCAGCGCGCTGATCACGGCCTTCGTGCTCATCATCGCAGGACTGATCTCGTCCACGGGACACTTGGCCAATCCGAAGAACGCATGGCGTTCCGTCATGCGCGTGAAGACGTCCTGGCTGTCGCGCGAGGCGGTGCTCGCCATGGTCTTCTTCCCCTTCGGCCTGTTATACCTGCTGAGTGTCTATCTCTACGGTCCCCATGTCCCCGCCTTCTTCGGTCTGATGGGCGTGATCGGTATTGTGCTGGGTTTCATGACCGTATTCGCCACGGGCATGATCTACGCCTGCCTCAAGACCATGCGCCAGTGGAACACGCCGCTGGTTCCGGCCAACTATTTGCTGATGGGCCTGACCCTGGGTGCGCTGTTCCATCTGGCGATCGAGGCCTATTTCGGAGCCGACCTGCAGTTCATCACCGGTGTTGCGGGCACTGCCCTGGTGATGACCGGCGTCATGAAGGGGATCTACTACTACTGGATCGGCAAGACCAGCGGGCCGACGATCAACACCGCGACCACCTTCACACGCGCCTCAGTGCGTCTGCTCGACGTCGGGCATACCGCCGGTACCTTCCTTACCGAAGAGTTCGGCTATCACGTTCCCGTCGGGACGCTGCGTGTGCTCAAGGTCGTGGTCTTCGGGTTGGGCTTCGTTCTGCCGCTGATCCTGATCTCGGTTGCCGCCACGGCGCAGACGGGCGCGTTCGCTCTGGCGATCTTCGCGGTACTGTCCTCGCTCGTCGGCAAGGGCGTCGAGCGTTGGCTATTCTTCGCCGAGGCGCGCCACGTGGTCAATCTCTACCACGGCGCGCAACATACCTGATCGGCACGCCCGCATCGGGAACCAGCGAAACGCCCGCGCAATGCGGGCGTTTCGCGTTCTGGCGTCAGCGCTGGCGTCGTCGCCAGAAGGCGATCTGCTCGATCAGCGAACCCACGCCGATGAACATGACCACGGTCATCACGAGCAAGAAGGCAAGACCGAGATGCGCGAGATTGTGTATCCGGATGCCGGTGGCGACGCTCAGCGAAGCCCAGTGCGGCGCCAGCAGGCCGAACAGTCCGCCAAGGACGAATACGATGCCGCCCCAGTGCAGCGTGCGGCCGGCGGTAACCAAAGCAATACGACGGATGATGTCGTCGGGCATTCCGATGCGTTGGGCTAGCAAGCCGATCAGCGCTCCGGATAAGGCCTGGACTATGGTCGTGCCGAGTCCGAATAGCGCGCCTGGCAGCCAGCCCAGTCCGGCAGAGGGCATGGCTGGCGCAAGTACCGTATAGATGATCAGCGCGAAGGCACCGATGCCCCAGCCGGCGATAAACCCATGTGCCAGCGGCATCCACGGGCGCGGCGCGCGCAGGTCGGGTGGCGCGCTGGCGCTGGGAGGCGGCCTCCAGAAGTGGAATCCGCGACCGCCGCGAATGTAGCGCCCTCCGATCCACATGGCGGCACCGACCACGATGTAGACGTAGAAATTCAGTCGCGCCGAAGCCGAAAACCAGCGGTCGAGGGCGAGATAGGCCAATTCGCTGGCCAGTGCGCGCTGTACCGTGAACGCCAGGGAAAAGGTCAGCCCGGCCACCAGGCCGCGGCGGGTCGAATAACTGCCGATGGCGTAGCTGTAAGTGATCGGCCAGGTATGCTCGTCGGGCGTGATCCCATGGACCATGCCTAGCAGGAAGGCGGTGGCAAGGGCGGTGCCCAGGCCAATACCAGGGGTGGGTGCCCAGAGGTCGATCATGCTGGCGCTTGTGCGTGCCTCTTGCTCAGCCGGGATTGGGGGTCGGTTTGCGCCGTCGGCGGCGGTGTGCTCCTTCACCGCTCTTGTTGCTGCGCCCGGCCTTGGTGGGGCCGCCGCGGGAAGAACGGCGTTTGCGCTCGTGACGCAGCTGGCTGCGTGGCTCCTGCAGCAAGGACGGCTCGACGACCTGGGACTGGATCTTCATGCCGATGTAGGCCTCGATCTCAGGCAGGTAAAAGGCGGTGTCCTCGCAGGCAAAGCTGATCGCGTCGCCCTCGGCGCCTGCGCGCGCGGTACGCCCGATCCGGTGGACGTAGTCCTCGGGCGACTGGGGCAGGTCGTAGTTGAATACATGAGTCACGTCGGGGATGTGGAGTCCACGTGCGGCCACATCGGTGGCGACCATCACAGAGACCTCGCCCTGAGTGAAGGCGCGCAACAGGCTCTGCCGCTTTTTCTGCGGAACGTCGCCGGAAAGCAGCGCTGTGGGGTAGCCGTTGTCCTCGAGATAGGCGGTGATTTCCTCGGCGGCACGCTT
Proteins encoded in this window:
- a CDS encoding sensor domain-containing diguanylate cyclase, with translation MQDDEPRLADITTHLRDVVFRTHRNGYWCYLSPAWEQLTGYTVEESLGTHLIEVVHPDDRSMNLKVKQSLEIGQTSASRHVKRMVRKDGRVIHVEVDVRMALGNENEGRVSVGTIRDITERVEMEARIDAERQRHEAILAALHEGIASLSPDGRIRYLNPAAREMTGWEPGRNIDEAMAGDERFDGADDIRNLLKALAGRQAKPPTQPIQLAVGSRRLELRLAPLEQEPGEEGGLLVIRDVSAEQGLLARLRHQAEHDALTGLTNRRAMHDILRETHAHAAHTGEPYALLVCDLDHFKSVNDRHGHAVGDQVLQTVALRLKHLMRPGDRLARWGGEEFLCLLPATDPEAAWTIATRLCREIATHVWGDELEGGAPTLSIGMACWPDDLKDPQKLMLSADDALYQAKRTGRNRVWRITPGHRAQGA
- a CDS encoding molybdopterin oxidoreductase family protein; the encoded protein is MSAIPEFENHAKQEIKYTTCYMCACRCGIKVTVEDNQVRFIQGNRNHPINKGVLCAKGNAGIMKQNSPGKLRSPLLRKQGAERGSGEFEEISMERALDILTERLKKIRETDPKKLAYFTGRDQMQALTGLWATQFGTINWAAHGGFCSVNMAAGGLYTMGHAFWEFGDPDWDRTKYFMMWGVAEDHASNPIKIGIEKLKRRGAKFVGVNPVRTGYQAVADEWVPIRPGTDAMFALSMAHVLLKHEQFDWDFLIRYTNSPWLVVNTPGEKGDGLFARDADGKPLAWDMAGDSFVDATRADIQPALFWEGQGPDGRPVKSAMMLLAEKYLDEQYAPENAEKVTGIPAETIERLALEMAHVAFKETIEVDVEWTDWAGRKHDKFVGRPVSMHAMRGISAHSNGFQACRAIHLVQALLGAIDCPGGHVAKPPYPKHVPPSIKPAKEMAPNTPLKSPPLGFPKAPEDLVIDADGNPLRIDKAFSWDAPISNHGLMHMVITNAVKGDPYPIDTLMFFMANMAWNSSMNTKEMQDLLRTRGEDGEYKIPFLVVSDAFHSEMVNFADLVIPDTTYLERYDTISMLDRPISEADLAADSIRQPVIEPKRDVMAWQEVQVELASRLKFPAFTNADGSRKFKDYKDFIVNYEKEPGIGFLSGWRLDENGNEVHLRGKPNPKQWDRYIENQSFFAYHLPENTRYYRFANKDYLELAKHAGWVGSTDPIIIELYSETLQKFRLAGQGLYDGPQPSKPEHKERLVKYFSPLPEHYKPLEQCRINEDEYPFHAVNQRPMFMYHSWDSQNAWLRQIVAQNYLFMNRQQATEMGIEDKSWVWVESHNGKIRVQVKLMEGVERNTVWTWNAIGKQSGAWGLKPDANEATKGFLMNHLIRELLPSKGDAVDNITNSDPVTGQAAWYDLRVKITPAAPGEVGTWPTFDTIKRLPNVAESPDVLRYHTHEPVRMQRDLGDVLTRGQK
- the moaA gene encoding GTP 3',8-cyclase MoaA, whose product is MHTLTDRFNRRIEYVRLSVTDRCDLRCSYCMPRGFKDFSEPEEWLTFAEIERVIAAFARLGVRRVRLTGGEPLVRRNLPELARQLASLPGIEDLSLSTNATRLSKHATTLRAAGVSRINVSLDTLRPERFKTITGGKLDKVIEGLLAAKAAGFGPIKINMVVMRGVNDDEVEDMVQFCIDHDFTLRFIETMPMGETGREASSQYLDLQTVKARLSQRFELIPGVMPGGGPARYVQVAGTDLRIGFITPISQHFCETCNRVRLSAEGTLYLCLGQEDKLELRPLLRGGIDDAGLEQALRDAVDLKPEKHEFRERPGKVVRFMSMTGG
- a CDS encoding multifunctional CCA addition/repair protein; the protein is MSRARLPGETYLVGGAVRDRLLGLPVRERDWVVVGSTPEEMRARGFRPVGKDFPVFLHPQTQEEYALARTERKTAPGYHGFVFHAAPDVSLEDDLRRRDLTINAIAERADGTLVDPYGGQQDLERRLLRHVSSAFAEDPVRILRVARFAARLAPLGFRVADETLALMRTMTDAGEVNALVPERVWQELARALGEPAPRAFFETLRACGALARLMPELDRLWGVPQPPQYHPEIDTGDHVMRVLDQSVILSPEPATRFAALLHDLGKGTTPPEQWPRHIGHEQRSEQLVLDVCTRFKAPNEFRDLARLVAREHGNAHRALELCPTTVLKLFEGSDAFRRPERFEQFLLACEADARGRPGYETRPYPQADFLRAALAAARAVPVQPLLTQGHKGAQLAEHLHRARANAVGALPRPESD
- a CDS encoding BamA/TamA family outer membrane protein; the protein is MPKTRAADTRRQEDEEMMTEGETGARVWSAAFVGMLGLCLALCVLSTVAAAPASAPLIGAIRFEGNHVTRASVLRQQLLIRVGEPLVPSRVAASRQAIMNLGLFVRVNDRVEPLSNGRVAVIFAVKEKTYTWALPRLGRNADGDISYGGQLEFDNLFGLDQRLKLIVEQKQIAGGGTADQQSIEYSTPRLPGTAYGFSTNLTHTQQLEQIEAANGSVGEYRNQNLGLNAALTRWLYREGPNTGWSGSVGLGVSQSNYQYVSGAPDLASSGREVAISVGADYTRVALGRYGYRNGVEYGISASVGGPLIGSDYNQAATGGYYRGYQRLGGDQNLNYQLRFGLSSRSRLLGPAYTLGGAGTLRGYVRDSLEGNAYMLANVEYLHPLFGQPLLRGVLFTDVGNAWFRGDDSPWRLEPAAGLGLRWHITWLVNVNLRVDVAYAFGQHRYQAYVGSNSMF
- a CDS encoding complex I NDUFA9 subunit family protein, whose protein sequence is MKLTRVCLLGGTGFVGRHLAARLSARGLHLRIPTRHPQRHRDLLLLAGTQMVAADVHDQEALERLFDGCEAVVNLVGILNEQGRDGRGFVHAHVDLAKKVINACQRKGVRRLLHMSALRAENTPDTSHYLRTKAEAESLVHTLSGPALAVTSLRPSVIFGPGGDFLSRFAELIEAIPGVFPLACAEARFQPVFVGDVADAFADALADPETYGARIDLCGPRSYTLRALVEYVARLRGLRRQVVALPDWIARAEARILERMPGKAFTMDNYLSLRVDSVCADGAKHCPTTLEEIAPRYLGDQQPQRQFDRLRDLGQY